One Granulicella sp. 5B5 DNA window includes the following coding sequences:
- a CDS encoding allantoate amidohydrolase, with protein sequence MPDSSTTRAARIIARCRELARITDVSNETTRLFLSPATRDAHTLLQWWFRQAHLTTRTDDTGSLRAVRRSAKEDAPTLILFSHIDTVPNAGAFDGPLGILIALAAIEELHATPLPFAIELIAFSEEEGVRFSFPFLSSLAATGQLTAADLARTDANGITIAQAITNFGLDPNRIAETCPLPPNTFAAIEVHIEQGPVLEADDASLAVVEAIVGQSRFALTFTGHANHAGTTPMALRHDALVAAATFIAETSTYAANYKQLVATVGHIEALPGAVNVVPGTVRLTLDVRHPRDESRHAAVAHLLTRAEAAAHLHGCTVAATLTSEQKAVPMDRALTVHLHQAAERTGHDAKSLFSGAGHDAMILAPHVPTTMLFLRSPGGLSHHPGETVREQDVEAALATLLNLLLHLHPHT encoded by the coding sequence ATGCCCGACTCATCCACAACCCGCGCTGCCCGCATCATCGCCCGCTGCCGCGAGCTCGCGCGCATCACCGACGTCTCCAACGAGACCACGCGCCTCTTCCTCTCGCCCGCCACACGCGACGCCCACACGCTCCTCCAATGGTGGTTCCGTCAGGCGCACCTCACCACCCGCACCGACGACACCGGCTCCCTCCGCGCTGTCCGTCGTTCTGCAAAAGAAGACGCACCCACCCTCATCCTCTTCTCCCACATCGACACCGTCCCCAACGCCGGCGCCTTCGACGGCCCACTCGGTATCCTCATCGCGCTAGCCGCCATTGAAGAGCTCCACGCCACCCCACTCCCCTTCGCCATCGAGCTCATCGCCTTCAGTGAAGAAGAGGGCGTCCGCTTCAGCTTCCCCTTCCTCTCCTCACTCGCCGCCACCGGCCAGCTCACCGCCGCCGACCTCGCCCGCACCGACGCCAACGGCATCACCATTGCACAAGCCATCACAAACTTCGGTCTCGACCCCAACCGCATCGCCGAAACCTGCCCACTCCCCCCCAACACCTTCGCCGCCATCGAAGTCCACATCGAGCAGGGCCCCGTCCTCGAAGCCGACGACGCCTCCCTCGCCGTCGTAGAAGCCATCGTCGGCCAATCGCGCTTCGCCCTCACCTTCACCGGCCACGCCAACCACGCCGGCACCACACCCATGGCCCTGCGCCACGACGCCCTCGTCGCAGCCGCCACCTTCATCGCGGAGACCAGCACCTACGCCGCCAACTACAAGCAGCTCGTCGCCACCGTCGGCCACATTGAAGCCCTGCCCGGAGCCGTCAACGTCGTCCCCGGCACCGTCCGCCTCACGCTCGACGTCCGCCACCCCCGCGACGAGTCCCGCCACGCCGCCGTCGCCCATCTGCTCACGCGCGCCGAAGCCGCCGCCCACCTCCACGGCTGCACCGTCGCCGCCACCCTCACCTCCGAGCAAAAGGCCGTCCCCATGGACCGCGCCCTTACCGTCCATCTCCATCAGGCAGCCGAGCGCACCGGCCACGACGCAAAATCCCTCTTCTCTGGCGCCGGCCACGACGCCATGATCCTCGCCCCGCACGTCCCCACCACCATGCTCTTCCTCCGTTCCCCCGGCGGCCTTTCGCACCACCCCGGCGAAACCGTCCGCGAACAGGACGTAGAAGCCGCCCTCGCGACTCTCCTCAACCTCCTGCTCCACCTCCACCCCCACACCTGA
- the allB gene encoding allantoinase AllB yields the protein MVHALRSSRVVTPHGELDATIIIEDGIITAVHPNAHLESRTTHLPTEDLGNIALLPGLVDAHTHINEPGRTDWEGFATATRAAAAGGFTTVVDMPLNCLPETTTVAALELKREAASKQAYVDYALWGGCVDGNQLHLEPLARAGVAGFKAFLIYPGCDGFTSIDRHNLERALPHIAATGLPLLVHAELEPSIAAAIAHLNATGADWTKYSTYLASRPDQAELEAIGMLIDLCRQHRFHLHIVHLSTMQALPMLAAARAEGLPITVETCPHYLHCAAEDIPDNGVLFKCAPPIRSAANREALWSALKDGLIDLIATDHSPCPPEMKRLTATQLGEEPGRFDEAWGGIASLSTALPILWTEASSRGCTLSQLAQWLSLAPAKLAGIDTHVGSIEPGKHANLVAFDPDASFIVTPDVLHYRHKLSPYMGETLQGLVRSTWLRGERIFTRTATAQGIQDVFSITPRGREYALSYPLNTQ from the coding sequence ATGGTACATGCTCTGCGCTCCAGCCGAGTAGTCACACCACACGGCGAACTCGACGCCACTATCATCATCGAAGACGGCATCATCACCGCCGTCCATCCCAACGCGCATCTCGAATCCCGCACCACGCATCTTCCAACGGAAGACCTCGGCAACATCGCATTACTCCCCGGTCTCGTCGACGCACACACCCACATCAACGAGCCCGGCCGCACCGACTGGGAAGGCTTCGCCACCGCCACGCGTGCAGCAGCAGCCGGCGGCTTCACCACCGTCGTCGACATGCCCCTCAACTGCCTCCCAGAGACCACCACAGTCGCCGCCCTCGAGCTCAAGCGCGAGGCAGCAAGCAAACAGGCTTATGTTGACTACGCCCTCTGGGGCGGCTGCGTCGACGGCAACCAACTCCACCTCGAGCCCCTCGCGCGCGCCGGAGTCGCCGGCTTCAAAGCCTTCCTCATCTACCCCGGCTGCGACGGCTTCACCTCCATCGACCGCCACAACCTCGAGCGCGCCCTCCCGCACATCGCAGCAACAGGCCTTCCACTCCTAGTCCATGCCGAGCTTGAACCCAGCATCGCCGCCGCCATCGCACATCTCAACGCGACCGGCGCCGACTGGACAAAGTATTCCACCTACCTCGCCTCACGTCCAGACCAAGCCGAGCTCGAAGCCATCGGCATGCTCATCGACCTCTGCCGCCAGCACCGCTTCCATCTGCACATCGTGCACCTCTCCACCATGCAGGCGCTGCCCATGCTCGCCGCTGCGCGCGCCGAAGGCCTGCCCATCACCGTCGAGACCTGCCCACACTACCTGCACTGCGCCGCAGAAGACATCCCCGACAACGGCGTCCTCTTCAAGTGCGCGCCACCTATCCGCAGCGCCGCCAACCGCGAGGCCCTCTGGTCCGCGCTTAAAGACGGCCTCATCGACCTCATCGCCACCGACCACTCACCCTGCCCGCCAGAGATGAAGCGCCTCACCGCAACACAACTCGGCGAAGAACCCGGCCGTTTCGACGAGGCCTGGGGCGGCATCGCCTCACTCTCCACCGCGCTTCCCATCCTTTGGACAGAAGCCTCCTCGCGCGGCTGCACACTCTCGCAACTCGCGCAGTGGCTCTCACTCGCCCCCGCTAAACTCGCCGGCATCGACACCCACGTCGGCTCCATCGAACCCGGCAAGCACGCCAACCTCGTAGCCTTCGACCCCGACGCGAGCTTCATCGTCACTCCCGACGTCCTCCACTACCGCCACAAGCTCTCGCCCTACATGGGCGAAACCCTGCAGGGCCTCGTCCGCTCTACATGGCTCCGCGGTGAACGCATCTTCACCCGCACCGCCACCGCGCAAGGCATTCAGGATGTGTTCTCCATCACACCTCGCGGCCGCGAGTACGCGCTATCCTATCCACTCAACACCCAGTAA
- a CDS encoding homoserine dehydrogenase: protein MANKMLRVGLLGFGTVGSSFAEVVAATPEAGVEITRVFNRGVERKRTSERAKFVPSSAVWTDNVDEVLTAADVDVVVELMGGLDPAEGWLRAALSAGKHVVTANKQLIAYRGAELFALAAEKGVQLLYNAAVAGGVPVIPGIAQGLSGDRITRISGIVNGTCNFILSSMESGADYGEVLKKAQAAGYAEADPSADVDGYDARAKLCVLARLALHAEINPDEVPAQTISTISAIDFAYAKELGCTVRQVAQASLKEEGVSARVGPMLVPKSSPIAFSHGTQNMVVTSGKFGGDVVFSGHGAGGHPTAVAVMSDVRSVAEKSVQVRLPAKKVAVSGDVVAPHYLRFIVADQPGIVAAIAGALAKHEVNIDSILQHHGHAAERLPFVVTTEPCSSVMLANAVAEMAKMPFMVETPLCLQILVVDDKDTD, encoded by the coding sequence ATGGCGAACAAGATGCTGCGAGTTGGATTGTTGGGATTTGGGACGGTTGGAAGTTCGTTTGCTGAGGTTGTTGCTGCTACTCCGGAAGCGGGTGTGGAGATTACGCGTGTGTTCAACCGCGGGGTGGAGCGGAAGCGGACAAGCGAGCGTGCTAAGTTTGTGCCGTCGAGTGCGGTGTGGACCGATAACGTGGATGAGGTGTTGACGGCAGCGGATGTGGATGTCGTTGTGGAGCTGATGGGTGGGCTCGATCCGGCTGAAGGTTGGCTGCGGGCTGCGCTGAGTGCTGGCAAGCATGTGGTGACGGCGAATAAGCAGTTGATTGCGTATCGTGGCGCGGAGTTGTTTGCGCTGGCTGCGGAGAAGGGCGTGCAGTTGCTGTACAATGCCGCAGTGGCGGGTGGCGTGCCGGTGATTCCGGGGATTGCGCAGGGGCTGAGCGGCGACAGGATTACGCGCATCAGCGGGATTGTGAATGGGACTTGCAATTTTATTTTGAGCTCGATGGAGAGCGGCGCGGACTATGGCGAGGTGCTGAAGAAGGCGCAGGCCGCGGGGTATGCGGAGGCTGATCCTTCAGCGGATGTGGATGGCTATGATGCGCGCGCGAAGCTGTGTGTGCTGGCGCGGTTGGCGCTGCATGCGGAGATCAATCCGGATGAGGTGCCGGCGCAGACGATCTCGACGATCTCTGCGATTGACTTTGCGTATGCGAAGGAGCTGGGGTGCACGGTGCGGCAGGTAGCGCAGGCTTCGCTGAAGGAAGAGGGTGTGAGCGCGCGGGTGGGGCCGATGCTGGTGCCGAAGAGCTCGCCGATTGCGTTTTCGCATGGGACGCAGAACATGGTTGTGACGAGCGGCAAATTCGGCGGCGATGTGGTGTTCAGTGGGCATGGCGCGGGCGGGCACCCGACGGCGGTTGCGGTGATGAGCGATGTGCGGTCGGTTGCGGAGAAGAGTGTGCAGGTTCGGCTGCCGGCGAAGAAGGTTGCGGTGTCCGGGGATGTGGTTGCGCCACACTACCTGCGATTTATTGTGGCCGACCAGCCGGGGATTGTGGCGGCGATTGCCGGGGCGCTGGCGAAGCATGAGGTGAACATCGACTCGATTTTGCAGCACCATGGACACGCGGCCGAGAGACTGCCGTTTGTGGTGACGACGGAGCCTTGTTCGAGCGTGATGCTAGCCAATGCAGTTGCCGAGATGGCTAAGATGCCGTTTATGGTGGAGACGCCGCTGTGCCTGCAGATTCTTGTGGTGGATGACAAGGATACGGACTAG
- a CDS encoding nucleoside deaminase, with protein sequence MAQGNPEFMMQAIQLAIENVMSGRGGPFGAVIVKDGKVIATGANQVTASHDPTAHAEVMAIRAACKALETFSLEGCELYTSCEPCPMCLAASYWARCSKIYYGCVAADAAKAGFDDAFLYDEMKKPLGERALPIVNLMPAEAWAAFAAWIESDKKVEY encoded by the coding sequence ATGGCGCAAGGGAATCCAGAGTTCATGATGCAGGCGATTCAGCTTGCGATTGAGAATGTGATGAGTGGGCGCGGTGGGCCGTTTGGCGCGGTGATTGTGAAGGACGGCAAGGTGATTGCTACGGGTGCGAACCAGGTGACCGCCAGCCATGATCCGACGGCCCATGCGGAGGTGATGGCGATCCGCGCTGCTTGCAAGGCGCTGGAGACGTTTTCGCTGGAGGGCTGCGAGCTGTATACGAGTTGCGAGCCCTGCCCGATGTGTCTGGCTGCGTCGTACTGGGCGCGATGCTCGAAGATTTATTACGGCTGTGTGGCTGCTGATGCGGCGAAGGCCGGGTTCGACGATGCGTTTCTGTATGACGAGATGAAGAAGCCGCTTGGTGAGCGGGCGTTGCCGATTGTGAACCTGATGCCTGCCGAGGCGTGGGCCGCGTTTGCGGCGTGGATTGAGAGTGACAAGAAGGTGGAGTATTAA
- the allE gene encoding (S)-ureidoglycine aminohydrolase, which yields MPTDHTHTLTALTTARVVVIDKPFLPLDSEPNPEFLIGREQYLPATPLNGDPDLLVRSLLPASLAFDFACNTMTYAPGAALSQVEVHYMEHGLLMLSGGGIYRLGDSWYPTTAGDFIWMAPYCPQWFGAIGKQPAKYLIYKDFNRHTL from the coding sequence ATCCCCACCGACCACACGCACACCCTCACAGCCCTCACAACCGCCCGCGTCGTTGTCATCGACAAACCCTTCCTCCCGCTCGACTCCGAACCTAACCCCGAGTTCCTCATCGGCCGCGAGCAGTACCTCCCCGCCACGCCGCTCAACGGCGACCCCGACCTCCTCGTCCGCTCGCTGCTGCCCGCATCCCTCGCCTTCGACTTCGCCTGCAACACCATGACCTACGCCCCCGGCGCGGCGCTCTCGCAGGTCGAGGTCCACTACATGGAGCACGGCCTTCTTATGCTTTCGGGCGGCGGCATCTACCGCCTCGGCGACAGCTGGTATCCCACCACCGCAGGCGACTTCATCTGGATGGCACCCTACTGCCCACAGTGGTTCGGCGCCATCGGCAAGCAGCCCGCAAAATATCTCATCTACAAAGACTTCAACAGACACACTCTGTAA
- a CDS encoding NAD-dependent succinate-semialdehyde dehydrogenase codes for MIQSINPATNELLKTFPALTPEQLELRLSLAADAARTYPQLRLDQRMFWMRRLAMLLESDTDELAATMTAEMGKTLTAAREEIAKCITACRFYAENAASLLAPEHVATQHAESYVRYDPLGVILAIMPWNFPLWQVFRFLAPALMAGNVALLKHAPSVPQCALAIETLVRRAGFPRGSFQTLLIETEQVEAVIADPRIAAITLTGSEVAGRAVAAQAGWFLKKTVLELGGSDPFLVMRSADIITAVDTAVRARCQNNGQSCIAAKRFILHDSIYEPFTRRFTAAMAAQRVGDPTQPTTQLGPLAAPRFLETLLTQIEACKAAGGTVLTGGERLHLPEPLASGNFVQPTVIAGVPPTADIVKQETFGPLALLFKVSSIEEAITLANDTPYGLGASVWTNDLTEQQRFVSDLQCGAVFVNALVASDPRLPFGGIKKSGYGRELAAAGMKEFMNAKTVIVAERPGTLRPQPTLFED; via the coding sequence ATGATCCAATCCATCAATCCGGCCACCAACGAGCTCCTCAAGACCTTCCCCGCGCTCACTCCCGAGCAGCTTGAGCTCCGCCTCTCTCTCGCCGCCGACGCCGCCCGCACCTACCCGCAGCTCCGTCTCGACCAGCGCATGTTCTGGATGCGCCGTCTCGCCATGCTCCTCGAGTCCGACACCGACGAGCTCGCCGCCACCATGACCGCCGAGATGGGCAAGACCCTCACCGCCGCCCGCGAAGAGATCGCCAAATGCATCACCGCCTGCCGCTTCTACGCCGAGAACGCCGCAAGCCTCCTCGCCCCCGAGCACGTCGCCACCCAGCACGCCGAGTCCTACGTCCGCTACGACCCCCTCGGCGTCATCCTCGCCATCATGCCCTGGAACTTCCCTCTGTGGCAGGTCTTCCGCTTCCTCGCACCAGCGCTCATGGCGGGCAACGTCGCGCTCCTCAAGCACGCACCCAGCGTCCCGCAGTGCGCCCTCGCGATTGAAACCCTCGTCCGCCGTGCCGGCTTCCCCCGCGGCAGCTTCCAAACGCTCCTCATCGAAACCGAGCAGGTCGAAGCCGTCATCGCCGACCCGCGCATCGCCGCCATCACCCTCACCGGCTCCGAGGTCGCGGGCCGCGCCGTCGCCGCCCAGGCCGGCTGGTTCCTCAAGAAAACCGTCCTCGAGCTCGGCGGCTCCGACCCCTTCCTCGTCATGCGCTCGGCCGACATCATCACCGCCGTCGACACCGCCGTCCGCGCCCGCTGCCAGAACAACGGCCAGTCCTGCATTGCCGCCAAGCGCTTCATCCTCCACGACTCCATCTACGAGCCCTTCACCCGCCGCTTCACCGCCGCCATGGCCGCCCAGCGCGTCGGCGACCCCACGCAGCCCACCACCCAGCTCGGCCCGCTCGCCGCACCCCGCTTCCTCGAAACGCTTCTCACCCAGATCGAAGCCTGCAAGGCCGCCGGCGGCACCGTCCTCACCGGCGGCGAGCGCCTGCATCTCCCAGAACCGTTAGCCTCGGGAAACTTCGTCCAACCCACCGTCATCGCCGGCGTCCCACCCACCGCCGACATCGTCAAGCAGGAGACCTTCGGCCCGCTCGCCCTGCTCTTCAAAGTCTCCTCCATCGAAGAGGCCATCACCCTCGCCAACGACACCCCCTACGGCCTCGGCGCCAGCGTCTGGACCAACGACCTCACCGAGCAGCAGCGCTTCGTCTCCGACCTCCAGTGCGGCGCCGTCTTCGTCAACGCCCTCGTCGCCAGCGACCCCCGCCTCCCCTTCGGCGGCATCAAAAAGAGCGGCTACGGCCGCGAGCTGGCAGCCGCCGGCATGAAGGAGTTCATGAACGCCAAAACCGTCATCGTAGCCGAACGCCCCGGCACCCTCCGCCCCCAACCCACCCTCTTCGAAGACTAG
- a CDS encoding DUF4199 domain-containing protein, producing the protein MKKTILTFGLISGILASLMMLAMLPFFKYFEHGNMGMVVGYTDIVLVALLIFFGIRSYRDNQAGGVITFGRGFAIGLGISLISCVLYVAAWEIVYFNFMHGSMDNYFARLVEKAQSSGGTAEAIQAKVASIRHSQQLYENPLVNSLYTFIEPFPVDLLITVISAAVLRRKTRAGSVAATA; encoded by the coding sequence ATGAAGAAGACCATCCTCACGTTCGGCCTCATCTCCGGCATTCTTGCCTCCCTGATGATGCTTGCCATGCTGCCCTTTTTCAAATATTTCGAACATGGCAATATGGGCATGGTCGTTGGCTATACAGACATCGTTCTGGTGGCGCTGCTGATCTTCTTCGGCATCCGCTCGTATCGCGACAATCAGGCTGGGGGAGTGATTACGTTTGGGCGTGGCTTTGCGATTGGCCTTGGCATCTCGCTGATCTCGTGCGTGCTGTATGTCGCCGCATGGGAGATTGTTTACTTCAACTTCATGCACGGGTCGATGGACAACTACTTTGCCCGCCTTGTCGAGAAGGCGCAATCGTCAGGCGGGACAGCGGAGGCGATCCAGGCCAAGGTGGCGTCGATACGGCATTCGCAGCAGCTTTATGAGAACCCGCTGGTGAACTCGCTTTATACGTTTATTGAGCCGTTTCCTGTGGACCTGCTGATTACGGTGATCTCGGCGGCGGTGTTGCGCAGGAAGACGCGGGCGGGTTCGGTTGCGGCGACGGCGTAG
- the uraD gene encoding 2-oxo-4-hydroxy-4-carboxy-5-ureidoimidazoline decarboxylase, giving the protein MLAEEPMPDNPTLATWNTLDEHSAADAILPCNGSRAWAENMAALRPFETVFDLTCTADRVWTSLSESDWQQAFDSHPRIGEQHAKSATATSLAFSSAEQSAANPNDAIRAELAAANRDYDAKFGHIFIVCATGKSAAEMLAILRHRLHNDPATELREAAEQQRQITQIRLRKWLATP; this is encoded by the coding sequence ATGCTTGCAGAGGAACCGATGCCCGACAACCCCACCCTCGCCACCTGGAACACCCTCGACGAGCACTCTGCCGCCGACGCCATCCTTCCCTGCAACGGCTCGCGAGCCTGGGCCGAAAACATGGCTGCCCTCCGCCCCTTCGAAACCGTCTTCGACCTCACCTGCACCGCCGACCGTGTCTGGACCAGCCTTTCCGAATCCGACTGGCAGCAAGCCTTCGACTCCCACCCCCGCATCGGCGAGCAGCACGCCAAATCCGCAACTGCGACCAGCCTCGCATTCTCATCCGCCGAACAATCCGCCGCCAACCCCAACGACGCCATCCGGGCCGAACTCGCCGCCGCCAACCGCGACTACGACGCAAAGTTCGGCCACATCTTCATCGTCTGCGCCACCGGCAAATCCGCAGCAGAGATGCTAGCCATCCTCCGCCACCGCCTCCACAACGACCCCGCCACCGAGCTCCGCGAAGCAGCCGAACAGCAACGCCAGATCACACAAATCCGCCTCCGCAAGTGGCTCGCCACTCCATAG
- the pucL gene encoding factor-independent urate hydroxylase → MSTKLATNRYGKSRVRVIRLTKHAGHHDLDEWTVQLLLTGDFETTHTLGDNSKILPTDTMKNTIYVVAHETQATSIEGYAQDLIDYILTRNPQVSSAECILQSHLWKRMTIDGQPYPTAFMHGSNEVQTTRISRKQNAAFEITSGLDGLFVLKTAQSGFTGFIKDSLTTLPETTDRLFGTVVKAEWTYTPAAIASSIDFNKVRTHLREAMLSTFAQHNSLSVQQTLYAMGESALAHTDLIDSVYMLMPNKHNLLIDLARFDRTNPNHIFVPTDEPHGTIEATITRA, encoded by the coding sequence ATGTCTACCAAACTCGCCACCAACCGCTACGGCAAATCCCGCGTCCGCGTCATCCGCCTCACCAAGCACGCTGGCCATCACGACCTCGACGAGTGGACCGTCCAGCTTCTCCTCACCGGCGACTTCGAAACCACGCACACACTCGGCGACAACTCCAAGATCCTCCCCACCGACACGATGAAGAACACCATCTACGTCGTCGCGCACGAGACCCAAGCCACCAGCATCGAAGGCTACGCGCAGGACCTCATCGACTACATCCTCACCCGCAACCCGCAGGTCTCCTCAGCCGAGTGCATCCTCCAATCGCATCTCTGGAAGCGCATGACCATCGACGGCCAGCCCTACCCTACCGCCTTCATGCACGGCTCCAACGAAGTCCAGACCACGCGCATCTCCCGCAAACAAAATGCCGCGTTCGAAATCACCTCCGGCCTCGACGGCCTCTTCGTCCTCAAGACCGCGCAGTCCGGCTTCACCGGTTTCATCAAGGACTCCCTCACCACGCTCCCCGAAACCACCGACCGCCTCTTCGGCACCGTCGTCAAAGCCGAATGGACCTACACCCCCGCCGCCATTGCCTCATCCATCGACTTCAACAAGGTCCGTACGCACCTCCGCGAAGCCATGCTCTCCACCTTTGCCCAACACAACTCCCTCAGCGTGCAGCAGACCCTCTACGCCATGGGCGAATCCGCCCTCGCGCACACCGACCTCATCGACAGCGTCTACATGCTCATGCCCAACAAGCACAACCTCCTCATCGACCTCGCCCGCTTCGACCGCACCAACCCCAACCACATCTTCGTCCCCACCGACGAACCCCACGGCACCATCGAAGCCACCATCACCCGCGCCTGA
- a CDS encoding M20 family metallo-hydrolase, giving the protein MQVTINSERLLNELHHLATLTDCPPATDPSFPAPAVAVTRIVFTPRDLEARAWLISLAQAAGFQTRVDPVGNIFIRWPGSDEGLGVVGTGSHTDAIPHAGMYDGTVGVLGGLEALRSLKEYGFIPKRTLELLMFTSEEPTRFGIGCLGSRLLGGVLSPAKADALPDLISETELGAPSTTKPGAPSSPAASSQAKVGSHDARLTLHDVRTAAGFTGPLTDVPLPIGYYHAWVELHIEQGPLLEREMKESALKETGSVLKGTGFSPSGGSRGLQAPEKSTHEDGALAPEESKTILGIVTHIAAPASYRFIVEGHGGHAGALLMPDRRDALTAASEIILSVERHTLAANAEAKLTGESGVDSVATVGAINVHPGAVNSVPSRVTLMLDIRDTDPERREHTMSALRADIAEIQSRRGVRITEERINADTPAISADHLVSTLTALCDDEHIPYKKMVSRAYHDTNFMARIAPVAMLFIPCRNGVSHRPDEYATPESITLGTRILARALAQLANE; this is encoded by the coding sequence ATGCAAGTCACCATCAACTCCGAGCGTCTCCTCAACGAGCTCCACCACCTCGCCACGCTCACCGACTGCCCACCCGCCACCGACCCCAGCTTCCCCGCACCCGCCGTCGCCGTCACGCGTATCGTCTTCACCCCGCGCGACCTCGAAGCCCGCGCCTGGCTCATCTCTCTCGCTCAAGCAGCCGGCTTCCAAACTCGCGTCGACCCCGTCGGCAACATCTTCATCCGCTGGCCGGGCTCCGACGAGGGCCTCGGCGTCGTTGGCACCGGCTCACACACCGACGCCATCCCCCACGCCGGCATGTACGACGGCACCGTAGGCGTCCTCGGCGGCCTCGAAGCCCTGCGCTCGCTCAAAGAGTACGGCTTTATCCCCAAGCGCACCCTAGAACTCCTCATGTTCACCAGCGAAGAGCCCACCCGCTTCGGCATCGGCTGCCTCGGCTCGCGCCTCCTCGGCGGCGTCCTCTCACCCGCCAAAGCCGACGCCCTCCCCGACCTCATCTCCGAAACAGAGCTGGGTGCTCCATCCACCACAAAGCCGGGTGCCCCATCTTCGCCTGCAGCTTCATCGCAGGCTAAGGTGGGCTCACACGACGCCCGCCTCACCCTCCACGACGTCCGCACCGCTGCCGGCTTCACCGGCCCGCTCACCGACGTCCCACTCCCCATCGGCTACTACCACGCCTGGGTCGAGCTCCACATCGAACAGGGCCCACTCCTCGAACGCGAAATGAAAGAGAGCGCTTTGAAGGAGACGGGATCGGTTTTGAAGGGGACGGGCTTCAGCCCATCCGGAGGGAGCAGGGGCCTTCAGGCCCCTGAAAAGTCCACCCATGAAGACGGGGCTTTAGCCCCGGAGGAAAGCAAGACCATCCTCGGCATCGTCACCCACATCGCCGCCCCGGCCAGCTACCGCTTCATCGTCGAAGGCCACGGAGGCCACGCCGGCGCTCTCCTCATGCCCGACCGCCGCGACGCCCTCACCGCCGCCTCCGAGATCATCCTCTCCGTCGAACGCCACACCCTCGCCGCCAACGCCGAAGCCAAGCTCACCGGCGAATCCGGCGTAGACTCCGTCGCCACCGTCGGCGCCATCAACGTCCATCCCGGCGCCGTCAACTCGGTCCCGTCGCGCGTCACCCTCATGCTCGACATCCGCGACACCGACCCCGAGCGTCGCGAGCACACCATGTCCGCCCTCCGCGCCGACATCGCAGAAATCCAGTCCCGCCGCGGCGTCCGCATCACCGAAGAGCGTATTAACGCCGACACCCCCGCCATCAGCGCCGACCACCTCGTCTCCACCCTCACCGCCCTCTGCGACGACGAGCACATCCCTTACAAGAAGATGGTCTCCCGCGCCTACCACGACACCAACTTCATGGCCCGTATCGCCCCCGTCGCCATGCTCTTCATCCCCTGCCGCAACGGCGTCTCCCACCGCCCCGACGAGTACGCCACCCCCGAGTCCATCACCCTCGGCACCCGCATCCTCGCCCGCGCCCTCGCCCAGCTAGCCAACGAGTAG
- a CDS encoding GIY-YIG nuclease family protein, which yields MSEHRYYVYIMASRSHTLYIGFTSDIEVRVRQHKAGTHEGFSKTYHCTRLVYLERFAFVENAIAREKQLKRWSRTKKLALIESQNPTWLDLSEDWGKPIPLFREPATPTAD from the coding sequence ATGAGCGAACACCGCTATTACGTCTACATCATGGCCAGCCGTAGCCACACGCTCTACATCGGATTCACCTCCGACATCGAAGTCCGCGTCCGCCAACACAAAGCAGGAACCCACGAAGGCTTCTCAAAGACCTACCACTGCACCCGACTCGTCTATCTCGAGCGTTTCGCCTTCGTAGAAAACGCCATCGCCCGCGAAAAGCAACTCAAGCGCTGGTCCCGCACCAAAAAACTAGCGCTCATCGAATCCCAAAATCCAACGTGGCTAGACCTCAGCGAAGACTGGGGCAAACCCATCCCCCTCTTCCGCGAACCGGCTACACCCACGGCGGACTAA
- the uraH gene encoding hydroxyisourate hydrolase: MGLSTHILDTAIGRPAADVALRLSRLHDKLWHPLGQGITDTDGRCKTLLGDHPLEAATYRIRFDTGEYFAAQKIPSLYPYVEITFTITDPTQHYHIPLLLTANGYTTYRGS; this comes from the coding sequence ATGGGACTCTCCACACACATCCTCGACACCGCCATCGGCCGCCCCGCAGCAGACGTCGCTCTGCGCCTCTCCCGCCTGCACGACAAACTATGGCACCCCCTCGGCCAGGGCATCACCGACACCGACGGCCGCTGCAAAACTCTCCTCGGCGATCACCCGCTCGAAGCCGCCACCTATCGCATCCGCTTCGACACCGGCGAGTACTTCGCCGCGCAGAAAATCCCCAGCCTCTACCCCTACGTCGAAATCACCTTCACCATCACCGACCCCACCCAGCACTACCACATCCCTCTTCTGCTCACCGCCAACGGCTACACCACCTACCGAGGCAGTTGA